A genomic stretch from Styela clava chromosome 5, kaStyClav1.hap1.2, whole genome shotgun sequence includes:
- the LOC120344383 gene encoding uncharacterized protein LOC120344383, protein MANRAKRGSKKDNVNLFKDGLNWDKYLQICNLPAAPKECFAQNHSETLVNNFQVYDKLEAQDPRSPTSVCLSTVVSLQGLRILLRLDGGDACNDFWRLVDSGDIYPLGTQESKGILLQPPLGYTRNMSTWSNFLAKNREKGKKAGKDCFLPEPQPPDQNLFELGMKLEAVDRKNPDLICPATIGDIKGDQVFVSFDGWRGAMDYWCHYACRDLFPVGWCYENDHPLTNPGNKGDNPAVEERLKQLADKSKRQTRSGAGNITETEKGSGKNTSNEGNSAGRSESPYVKSTRGRGRNRVSRSLTPVTRTAEVSSKSPAIRDDRIPTVQGSSVTESSADSETCDSSVSSQQSSESSSSENEAETSTGVEPKKQEDQETEDNNDDLTSDIDESVVEVKNSKESESLEISSARKKEKHEKRLKKRRKIKKKYKRMYQLGEIDSKIYKERKRFASTGDENHFLVRSKKRKKNKRKHSMSSVYDSPRKRILGFGTQTSTSLTNFATQSLSLQSPSFLEHTSPTSLFGFSRDEIVKKATEGWPSRLMGSSKMVVTSDNKLGKFGSSKITENSCQTTQAETKGSNNDSMDVDNAQVTTTTQIDEQKITEKDSKQPDSTTSEILSKISSQTVSSTTNPLQSPSPQPAEPRSPKETKIDIHIRESSPLEEPRRKMSRNPQRWTVSDVVSYVRENESALVNHIHLFQTHEIDGQALLLLNSSLAVKYMNMKLGPALKLASLVERVKQLVPPPRSSAE, encoded by the coding sequence ATGGCTAATAGAGCAAAGCGTGGCAGCAAAAAAGACAACGTGAATCTTTTCAAAGATGGATTAAACTGGgacaaatatttacaaatttgtaaCTTGCCTGCAGCACCGAAGGAATGCTTCGCACAAAACCATAGTGAGACTTTGGTGAATAATTTCCAAGTTTATGATAAACTAGAAGCACAAGATCCCAGGAGTCCAACATCTGTTTGTTTGTCCACCGTGGTTTCATTACAGGGACTTAGAATACTGTTGAGACTTGATGGAGGAGATGCGTGTAACGATTTTTGGCGTTTGGTGGATTCTGGTGATATTTACCCCCTTGGAACGCAAGAATCTAAGGGGATATTGCTTCAACCTCCCCTGGGATACACAAGAAATATGTCAACATGGTCAAactttttagcaaaaaatagagaaaaaggTAAAAAAGCAGGAAAAGACTGCTTTTTGCCTGAACCACAACCTCCAGACCAAAATTTATTCGAACTAGGGATGAAACTTGAAGCTGTCGACCGCAAAAACCCTGATTTGATTTGCCCTGCGACAATCGGAGATATAAAAGGTGACCAAGTGTTTGTTTCTTTTGATGGGTGGCGTGGTGCAATGGACTATTGGTGTCATTATGCCTGTAGGGACCTGTTCCCTGTGGGCTGGTGTTATGAGAATGATCATCCTTTAACCAACCCTGGGAATAAGGGAGATAACCCTGCTGTAGAGGAAAGATTAAAACAACTTGCTGACAAATCGAAACGGCAGACTAGAAGTGGCGCTGGTAATATTACAGAAACGGAAAAGGGGTCTGGAAAGAATACTTCCAATGAAGGCAATTCGGCAGGAAGATCTGAATCACCGTATGTTAAAAGTACAAGAGGACGAGGCAGGAATAGGGTTTCTAGATCACTAACGCCGGTTACTAGAACAGCTGAAGTCTCGTCCAAATCACCTGCGATTAGAGATGATAGAATTCCCACTGTTCAAGGTTCTTCAGTGACAGAATCATCAGCAGATTCTGAGACTTGTGATTCTTCAGTCTCTTCACAACAATCTTCAGAATCCTCGTCTTCAGAAAACGAAGCAGAAACTTCCACTGGAGTTGAACCGAAAAAGCAGGAGGACCAAGAAACAGAAGATAACAATGATGATTTAACGAGTGATATAGATGAATCAGTAGTTGAAGTCAAAAATTCAAAAGAATCGGAAAGTCTTGAAATTTCTTCTGCAAGGAAAAAAGAAAAGCATGAAAAGAGATTGAAAAAGAGGAGAAAGattaaaaagaaatataaacgAATGTACCAGCTAGGTGAAATTGATTCTAAAATTTATAAAGAGCGAAAACGTTTTGCTTCAACGGGAGATGAAAATCATTTTCTAGTTCGCTCGAAAAAAAGGAAGAAGAATAAACGCAAACACTCGATGTCATCAGTGTACGATTCGCCAAGGAAACGAATTCTCGGCTTTGGCACACAAACATCAACTAGTTTGACAAATTTTGCAACTCAAAGCTTATCGTTACAATCTCCTTCCTTTTTAGAACATACTTCACCGACTTCACTTTTCGGTTTTAGTCGGGACGAAATTGTCAAAAAGGCAACTGAAGGCTGGCCTTCAAGACTTATGGGGAGCTCAAAAATGGTTGTAACATCAGATAACAAGTTGGGAAAGTTCGGTTCGAGTAAAATAACAGAAAACTCATGTCAAACGACTCAAGCTGAGACAAAAGGGAGTAATAATGATTCCATGGATGTTGATAATGCACAAGTTACCACAACAACGCAAATAGATGAACAAAAAATCACAGAAAAAGACTCAAAGCAGCCTGATTCAACGACTTCTGAAATTTTATCGAAAATTTCATCGCAGACTGTATCTTCAACTACAAATCCTCTTCAATCACCTTCACCACAACCTGCAGAACCTCGAAGTCCGAAAGAAACAAAAATAGACATACATATTCGAGAATCGTCACCACTAGAGGAGCCTAGGAGAAAAATGTCTCGAAACCCCCAACGCTGGACAGTTTCTGATGTCGTAAGTTACGTCCGTGAAAACGAGTCTGCTCTCGTAAACcacattcatttatttcaaacgcATGAAATTGATGGACAAGCACTTCTACTGCTTAATAGCTCACTTGCAGttaaatatatgaacatgaaaCTTGGACCAGCGCTGAAACTTGCCAGTCTTGTAGAACGAGTAAAACAACTTGTTC